A region from the Leucoraja erinacea ecotype New England chromosome 18, Leri_hhj_1, whole genome shotgun sequence genome encodes:
- the bet1l gene encoding BET1-like protein isoform X3, protein MAERARGLGSGAADQFLDAENKRMAENLSSKVTRLKSIALDIDQEAADQNRYLDGMDSDFLSATGLLTGSVKRFSGMVRSGRDNRKLLCYTSLGLVLLFFILYYLLTRMHT, encoded by the exons ATGGCGGAGCGGGCTCGCG GACTCGGTTCGGGAGCGGCGGACCAGTTCCTCGATGCAGAAAACAAACGGATGGCAGAGAACCTGTCCAGCAAAGTCACCCGCCTTAAATCG ATCGCCCTGGACATTGACCAGGAGGCAGCTGATCAGAACAGATATTTGGACGGAATG GACTCTGATTTCCTGAGTGCCACTGGCCTGTTGACGGGCAGCGTGAAGCGTTTCTCCGGCATGGTGAGATCAGGCAGGGACAATCGGAAGCTGCTGTGCTACACTTCACTGGGCCTGGTTCTCCTCTTCTTCATCCTCTACTACCTGCTCACCAGGATGCACACCTGA
- the bet1l gene encoding BET1-like protein isoform X2, producing the protein MFAAAMQRSEVKQSSGLGSGAADQFLDAENKRMAENLSSKVTRLKSIALDIDQEAADQNRYLDGMDSDFLSATGLLTGSVKRFSGMVRSGRDNRKLLCYTSLGLVLLFFILYYLLTRMHT; encoded by the exons ATGTTTGCAGCAGCTATGCAGCGATCAGAAGTAAAACAGAGCTCAG GACTCGGTTCGGGAGCGGCGGACCAGTTCCTCGATGCAGAAAACAAACGGATGGCAGAGAACCTGTCCAGCAAAGTCACCCGCCTTAAATCG ATCGCCCTGGACATTGACCAGGAGGCAGCTGATCAGAACAGATATTTGGACGGAATG GACTCTGATTTCCTGAGTGCCACTGGCCTGTTGACGGGCAGCGTGAAGCGTTTCTCCGGCATGGTGAGATCAGGCAGGGACAATCGGAAGCTGCTGTGCTACACTTCACTGGGCCTGGTTCTCCTCTTCTTCATCCTCTACTACCTGCTCACCAGGATGCACACCTGA
- the bet1l gene encoding BET1-like protein isoform X1, with protein sequence MYISNLAERTTGHLSNFAEGLGSGAADQFLDAENKRMAENLSSKVTRLKSIALDIDQEAADQNRYLDGMDSDFLSATGLLTGSVKRFSGMVRSGRDNRKLLCYTSLGLVLLFFILYYLLTRMHT encoded by the exons ATGTACATCAGTAATTTGGCAGAGAGGACCACAGGCCATCTTTCCAACTTTGCTGAGG GACTCGGTTCGGGAGCGGCGGACCAGTTCCTCGATGCAGAAAACAAACGGATGGCAGAGAACCTGTCCAGCAAAGTCACCCGCCTTAAATCG ATCGCCCTGGACATTGACCAGGAGGCAGCTGATCAGAACAGATATTTGGACGGAATG GACTCTGATTTCCTGAGTGCCACTGGCCTGTTGACGGGCAGCGTGAAGCGTTTCTCCGGCATGGTGAGATCAGGCAGGGACAATCGGAAGCTGCTGTGCTACACTTCACTGGGCCTGGTTCTCCTCTTCTTCATCCTCTACTACCTGCTCACCAGGATGCACACCTGA
- the LOC129705539 gene encoding outer dense fiber protein 3-like, protein MSSGMWVGPWKPHRPRGPIAAFYSSPGPKYGLRGSTGYELHDATRFRSPSYSFGVPHARLTVDSSPGPAYLVPSLLTHRGRDGAPAYSLYGRPKDLKPFQTPGPGYYAPENSGKSAFTAAPAFSIASRTRGFRTDHSPGPAAYILPPVLGPNIVIKSSSANFSLSGRSKTGSFHEDFQKTPGPGAYRVTDTSVYKQKPPQFSMIGRNQLPGDSTRKPGPGSHSPEKVVVNRNVAPAFSFGIRHSEYVAPIIVDAV, encoded by the exons ATGAGCTCCGGGATGTGGGTCGGTCCCTGGAAACCCCACCGGCCCAGAGGACCGATCGCCGCCTTCTACAGCAGCCCCGGACCTAAGTACGGTCTCCGCGGCTCGACCG GTTACGAGTTGCACGATGCGACACGGTTCCGCTCTCCGTCGTACAGTTTCGGGGTGCCCCACGCCCGCCTGACGGTGGACAGCTCACCGGGGCCGGCCTACCTCGTGCCCTCGCTGCTCACCCACCGGGGCCGCGACGGAGCCCCCGCCTACTCGCTGTACGGGCGGCCCAAGGACCTCAAACCGTTCCAGACGCCGGGGCCAG gTTACTACGCTCCAGAGAACTCGGGGAAGTCGGCCTTCACCGCGGCCCCTGCTTTCTCCATTGCTTCAAGGACCAGAGGGTTCCGGACTGACCATTCCCCAG GTCCTGCAGCTTACATCCTGCCGCCTGTACTGGGCCCCAACATTGTCATCAAGTCCTCTTCCGCCAACTTCTCTCTCAGTGGACGAAGCAAAACGGGCAGTTTCCACGAAGACTTCCAGAAG ACTCCAGGGCCGGGGGCGTACAGAGTCACTGACACCAGCGTCTACAAGCAGAAGCCTCCCCAGTTCAGCATGATCGGCCGGAACCAGCTGCCTGGGGACTCGACAAGGAAACCCGGCCCAGGGAGTCACAGCCCAGAGAAG GTCGTGGTCAATCGCAACGtggctcctgctttctccttcggCATCAGACATTCCGAGTACGTGGCACCCATCATCGTGGATGCCGTGTAA